The Dehalogenimonas lykanthroporepellens BL-DC-9 genome includes a window with the following:
- a CDS encoding conserved hypothetical protein (KEGG: lin:lin0765 hypothetical protein), whose translation MKNLGFGLFIIGFIAILGSFIWLMANEADQTPWIVILITAAFLLGTILLLAQAIVDRQKQKKNENFKEVDN comes from the coding sequence ATGAAAAACTTGGGATTCGGCCTGTTCATCATCGGCTTTATCGCCATTCTGGGCAGTTTCATCTGGCTGATGGCCAACGAAGCCGACCAGACACCCTGGATAGTCATTCTAATAACCGCCGCCTTCCTGCTGGGAACGATACTGCTGTTGGCTCAGGCCATAGTTGACCGGCAGAAACAGAAAAAGAATGAAAATTTCAAGGAGGTAGACAATTGA
- a CDS encoding Resolvase domain protein (PFAM: Resolvase domain; Recombinase~KEGG: sfu:Sfum_3776 recombinase) — protein sequence MLDNSNVAPGKNKTLRCAIYTRKSHEEGLEQEFNSLDAQRESAEHYIEAQRMRGWTALPDRYDDGGFSGGNMERPGLRRLLADIDAGKIDVIVVYKVDRLSRSLLDFMKMIDLFNEKGVSFVSVTQHFSTTDPTGRMFLGILITFAQYEREVIAERIRDKVAAAKRRGKYCGGVPILGYDVDRENKKLLVNPDEARTVQYIFRRFIQIGSAKKLGQELNEQGYRTKAWTTKKGKVREGSEWNTAHIYRLLNNRIYIGEIAHKDRSYPGEHEGIIDRATWDKVQAILEDNKPVKVSMARTKMVAPLKGVIRCGHCGCSMGPTYARKNGRHYTYYICQKDSKRTVSRCPLKRIPAGDIEQAVVEQLSAVFRTPTLVAKTYFAARDIEQVERERLFKQKAQLEMELSQAREQALELMKPGNDQPGKAEMLTTVNRQAVELSKQLTHVSERCRAYQGNSITEQDVSEAFQNVEGFWEDLFPVERNRLIRLLVDKVEIRETGIDMELRTNGLTTLIAELAGLACEVTERRTNR from the coding sequence ATGCTTGATAACAGCAATGTCGCGCCGGGAAAGAACAAGACCCTGCGCTGTGCCATCTACACCCGCAAGAGCCACGAGGAAGGGCTCGAACAGGAATTCAACTCGTTGGATGCGCAACGGGAATCGGCGGAACACTATATCGAAGCCCAGAGAATGCGTGGCTGGACGGCTCTGCCGGATCGCTACGACGATGGTGGTTTCTCGGGTGGGAACATGGAACGCCCGGGGCTGCGCCGACTGCTGGCGGACATCGACGCCGGGAAGATTGATGTGATCGTGGTCTACAAGGTCGACCGACTGTCCCGCTCGCTGCTGGACTTCATGAAGATGATCGACCTCTTCAACGAAAAGGGCGTCAGCTTCGTTTCGGTCACCCAGCACTTCAGCACCACCGACCCCACCGGCCGAATGTTTCTCGGCATCCTTATCACCTTCGCCCAGTACGAGCGGGAGGTCATCGCCGAGCGCATCCGGGACAAGGTGGCGGCCGCCAAGCGCCGGGGGAAATACTGCGGCGGCGTACCCATTCTCGGATACGACGTCGACCGGGAGAACAAGAAGCTGCTGGTCAATCCTGATGAAGCCAGGACGGTGCAGTACATCTTCCGCCGCTTTATCCAGATCGGCTCGGCCAAGAAACTGGGCCAGGAGCTGAACGAACAGGGTTACCGCACCAAGGCCTGGACCACCAAGAAAGGCAAAGTCCGTGAGGGCTCCGAATGGAACACCGCCCATATCTACCGGCTGCTCAACAACCGGATCTATATCGGCGAGATCGCCCACAAGGACCGCAGTTACCCCGGCGAGCACGAAGGGATCATCGACCGGGCGACCTGGGACAAGGTGCAAGCCATCCTGGAGGACAACAAACCGGTCAAGGTATCCATGGCCAGAACCAAAATGGTCGCCCCGCTGAAAGGCGTCATCCGCTGCGGCCACTGCGGATGCTCGATGGGACCGACCTACGCCCGCAAGAACGGCCGCCACTACACCTATTACATCTGCCAGAAGGACAGCAAACGGACCGTGAGCCGGTGCCCGCTCAAACGGATTCCCGCCGGGGACATCGAGCAGGCCGTAGTCGAGCAGTTGAGCGCGGTGTTCCGCACTCCGACGCTGGTGGCCAAGACCTACTTCGCGGCCCGGGACATCGAGCAGGTGGAGCGGGAGCGGCTGTTCAAACAGAAAGCCCAACTCGAGATGGAGCTGTCGCAGGCGCGGGAGCAGGCACTTGAACTGATGAAGCCCGGCAACGATCAGCCGGGTAAGGCTGAGATGCTGACGACCGTCAACCGCCAGGCGGTCGAGCTCTCGAAACAACTGACGCACGTGAGCGAGCGATGCAGAGCCTACCAGGGGAACAGCATCACGGAACAGGATGTGTCGGAGGCCTTCCAGAATGTGGAGGGGTTCTGGGAAGACCTTTTCCCGGTGGAGCGGAATCGCCTCATACGCCTCCTGGTGGACAAGGTGGAGATCCGCGAGACCGGAATCGACATGGAGCTGCGCACCAACGGGCTGACAACGCTAATCGCCGAGCTGGCCGGTTTGGCATGCGAAGTCACGGAACGGAGGACAAACCGATGA
- a CDS encoding RNA polymerase, sigma-24 subunit, ECF subfamily (TIGRFAM: RNA polymerase sigma factor, sigma-70 family~KEGG: dde:Dde_1928 sigma-24 (FecI-like)): MVSQNSYDGIDKYAADLIRHKARQLVGKAGFTEDDRPDLEQELMIDLLQRMRHFNPAKAKKTTFMARIVERHISTILEARFAQCRDWRLCQTSLNEPLDNGEGDTTERIDFLDSEGSLGGGTRETRERLAHEIRMDLGQAIASLPEELRDLCLRLHDSTMAEVAREMGIPRTTLYDRLSKLRDAFREAGLTDYL, from the coding sequence ATGGTTTCTCAGAATTCTTACGACGGCATCGACAAGTATGCCGCCGACCTCATTCGGCACAAAGCACGTCAACTCGTAGGCAAGGCCGGATTCACCGAGGACGACAGACCCGATCTCGAACAGGAACTGATGATCGATCTGCTGCAGCGGATGCGGCATTTCAATCCCGCCAAGGCCAAGAAGACCACCTTCATGGCCCGGATCGTCGAACGTCACATCTCCACCATTCTGGAGGCCCGGTTCGCCCAATGCCGGGACTGGCGGCTCTGCCAAACATCACTCAACGAACCCCTCGACAACGGTGAGGGCGACACCACCGAGCGGATCGACTTCCTGGATAGCGAAGGCTCTCTGGGAGGCGGCACCCGCGAAACAAGAGAGCGCCTCGCCCATGAGATCCGCATGGATCTCGGCCAGGCCATCGCCTCGCTGCCGGAAGAGCTCCGGGATCTGTGCTTGCGCCTGCACGACAGCACCATGGCCGAAGTCGCCCGGGAGATGGGCATTCCCAGAACCACCCTCTACGACCGGCTGAGCA
- a CDS encoding conserved hypothetical protein (KEGG: dde:Dde_1930 hypothetical protein): MSDPFWAYLETLPGKSAALFDWDKALSGWDRYPLFRDNFLQLTKNHATAVDCPTECGLGCPRSVITHAKTDIRAVCIEKEHAAIQLSPRQTLIYRLKQSAINGAICTAMGIEHREAKLDGLPHTWRLGDFIPTAGMDFPVVLTMQDSKDALVEVVRSLCLSTPKPFVVIAPTRLHLSPAVETLLAQKDSLFVALNEDLYLGDAPRLLTRRDKTEIFAPLIDQVPGPDSGGTVFFMTPPGTTWPQIKIQFRDGHTVTIWAGDQSGRYTYTQMGMASRKNGNPTEQWKLLEGFANSSGEIDWHSRYASDKLKKQKQELSKHLREFFRLDDDPIEWVKDTKTYRCKFRILPEGAEVY; encoded by the coding sequence ATGAGTGACCCCTTCTGGGCATACCTGGAGACATTGCCTGGAAAGTCGGCGGCGCTGTTCGATTGGGATAAGGCGCTCTCCGGTTGGGACCGGTATCCATTGTTTCGGGACAATTTTCTTCAACTGACCAAGAATCACGCGACCGCTGTGGATTGCCCGACGGAATGTGGCCTGGGATGCCCACGTAGTGTGATCACCCATGCGAAGACCGACATCCGAGCCGTCTGCATCGAAAAAGAACACGCGGCCATCCAACTCTCTCCACGGCAGACGCTGATCTACCGGCTCAAGCAGTCAGCCATCAATGGCGCTATCTGCACGGCCATGGGAATTGAACACCGAGAGGCAAAACTCGATGGCCTGCCCCACACATGGAGACTGGGCGATTTCATACCCACGGCCGGGATGGACTTCCCCGTTGTGCTGACAATGCAGGACAGTAAGGACGCGCTGGTAGAGGTCGTCCGATCATTATGCCTTTCGACCCCCAAACCATTTGTTGTAATAGCGCCCACGCGCCTTCATCTGAGTCCTGCAGTTGAAACACTGCTGGCGCAGAAAGACAGCCTTTTCGTCGCGCTGAACGAAGATCTGTACCTGGGTGATGCGCCACGACTCCTGACCCGTCGGGACAAGACTGAGATATTCGCTCCCCTTATCGATCAGGTGCCTGGGCCGGATTCAGGCGGCACAGTGTTTTTCATGACACCGCCGGGCACCACATGGCCACAAATCAAGATTCAGTTCCGCGATGGCCATACCGTCACAATATGGGCGGGAGACCAGAGCGGTCGATACACCTATACGCAAATGGGAATGGCGAGCAGGAAGAATGGCAATCCAACCGAGCAATGGAAATTGCTTGAGGGGTTTGCCAACTCCAGTGGCGAGATCGACTGGCACAGCCGATACGCCTCGGACAAACTGAAGAAACAAAAGCAAGAGTTGTCGAAGCACCTGCGTGAATTCTTCCGGCTCGATGATGATCCCATCGAATGGGTCAAGGATACAAAGACCTACCGATGCAAGTTCCGCATCCTCCCGGAAGGTGCCGAGGTCTACTGA
- a CDS encoding conserved hypothetical protein (KEGG: sfu:Sfum_3778 hypothetical protein) gives MLDVQEMNDGPGLDDLGENGKPGRLSGEARLQSAASILATAVLRRMAKKACVGNELDVFEDSSPVLGEGLDSLPEQSIHS, from the coding sequence ATGTTGGATGTACAGGAAATGAATGATGGGCCGGGGCTTGATGACCTTGGCGAAAACGGCAAACCCGGCCGCCTGTCGGGTGAGGCGAGGCTCCAGTCAGCCGCCTCGATTCTGGCCACGGCGGTCCTGCGCCGAATGGCCAAAAAAGCATGTGTGGGCAATGAGTTAGATGTTTTCGAAGATTCTTCCCCTGTGCTCGGAGAAGGACTTGATTCATTGCCGGAACAGAGCATTCATTCATGA
- a CDS encoding protein of unknown function DUF74 (PFAM: protein of unknown function DUF74~KEGG: det:DET1617 hypothetical protein) produces the protein MIIVTSPEIPGKKIVKTIGLVRGSTIRAKHIGKDIMAGFRGLVGGEIGEYTKMMAEAREDALQRMIADAEKKGANAVISMQFGTAMVMQSAAETIAYGTGVVIE, from the coding sequence TTGATCATCGTAACATCCCCCGAAATCCCCGGCAAGAAAATCGTCAAGACCATCGGCCTGGTGCGCGGCTCAACCATCCGGGCCAAGCACATCGGCAAGGACATCATGGCCGGTTTCCGCGGCCTGGTGGGCGGTGAAATAGGCGAGTACACCAAGATGATGGCCGAAGCCCGCGAGGATGCCCTGCAAAGAATGATTGCCGACGCCGAGAAGAAAGGCGCCAACGCCGTCATTTCCATGCAGTTCGGCACCGCCATGGTGATGCAGTCAGCCGCCGAGACCATTGCCTACGGCACCGGCGTCGTCATCGAATAG
- a CDS encoding transcriptional regulator, ArsR family (KEGG: dev:DhcVS_1032 transcription regulator, ArsR family~PFAM: regulatory protein ArsR~SMART: regulatory protein ArsR), with the protein MTESIFKALADDTRRRILKLLGERPMSAGELAEHFDLAKSTMSGHFNVLKSANLIQEERRGTVIMYSLNVSVMEETLAGIMDLLKIGRRNGEGAHHTKNEC; encoded by the coding sequence ATGACCGAGAGTATTTTCAAAGCCCTGGCTGACGACACCCGGCGCCGCATACTCAAACTGCTGGGAGAACGACCGATGTCGGCGGGGGAACTGGCCGAGCATTTCGACCTGGCCAAATCCACCATGTCAGGCCACTTTAACGTACTCAAGTCAGCCAATCTGATACAGGAAGAGCGCCGGGGCACGGTCATTATGTACAGCCTGAACGTATCGGTCATGGAAGAGACCCTGGCGGGCATCATGGACCTGCTGAAGATAGGCCGACGAAACGGCGAAGGAGCGCACCACACGAAAAATGAATGTTAA
- a CDS encoding transcriptional repressor, LexA family (KEGG: sfu:Sfum_3779 SOS-response transcriptional repressor, LexA~TIGRFAM: LexA repressor~PFAM: Peptidase S24/S26A/S26B, conserved region; LexA DNA-binding domain protein), protein MGKAKTDEITPLQRKTLEAICRFVDAKGFPPTVKELSEIFEISPASAHDRINQLVRKGYLKREDGKSRGIAVARRPSEMAASLVSVPVVGMVAAGRPILAEENITGQVLVESDVVRSGQHFALRAVGDSMVGAGINDGDLIIVRQQPIAEDGDIVVALFNDEATVKRLRIKDELIELVPENPEVRKIRIRPEDDLRVLGKVVGWKRN, encoded by the coding sequence ATGGGCAAAGCGAAGACGGATGAGATAACGCCGTTGCAGCGGAAAACGCTCGAAGCGATATGTCGTTTTGTCGATGCCAAGGGCTTCCCTCCAACGGTGAAGGAACTGAGCGAGATCTTTGAAATCAGCCCGGCGAGTGCCCACGACCGAATCAATCAACTGGTGCGCAAGGGATACCTGAAGCGAGAGGACGGAAAGTCGCGAGGCATAGCTGTTGCCCGCCGCCCCAGTGAGATGGCTGCCTCTCTGGTTTCAGTCCCTGTTGTGGGTATGGTGGCCGCTGGCCGCCCCATCCTGGCCGAAGAGAACATCACAGGCCAGGTGCTGGTCGAGTCGGACGTCGTTCGTTCCGGACAGCACTTCGCACTCCGTGCGGTGGGGGACAGCATGGTCGGTGCCGGTATCAACGATGGCGATTTGATCATTGTGCGGCAGCAGCCCATCGCCGAGGACGGTGACATCGTTGTGGCGCTGTTCAACGACGAAGCGACCGTTAAGCGGTTGAGAATCAAAGACGAGCTCATCGAATTGGTGCCCGAGAACCCGGAGGTACGGAAGATCCGAATCAGGCCGGAGGATGACCTTCGCGTGTTGGGCAAGGTCGTTGGGTGGAAACGGAATTGA
- a CDS encoding protein of unknown function DUF1648 (PFAM: protein of unknown function DUF1648~KEGG: det:DET1248 hypothetical protein): MNVNWRIEWLSLALIAGMFIASAVAWPNAPDSIPVHWGITGEPDRYGGKFEGLLLTPIMAIGLYLMLLFLPRIDPKRTNYQRFAGIYRLIRIMMVVFMAGIHGVVLAAVFGYDIDIGMTIMIMAGLLLAVLGNYFGKMKPTWFVGIRTPWTLTSDRSWDRTHRLGGRLFVILGLLLAGAGVIGQEWAFYTVFGLLFVMIIFLVVYSYLIWEADPDRRNGLGG; encoded by the coding sequence ATGAATGTTAACTGGCGTATCGAATGGCTCAGCCTGGCGCTGATTGCCGGCATGTTCATCGCCTCGGCCGTCGCCTGGCCCAACGCCCCCGACTCCATCCCGGTACACTGGGGCATCACCGGTGAGCCCGACCGCTATGGCGGCAAGTTCGAAGGGTTGTTACTGACGCCGATCATGGCCATCGGGCTGTACCTGATGCTGTTGTTCCTGCCGCGCATCGATCCCAAGCGCACCAACTACCAGCGCTTCGCCGGTATTTACCGTCTCATCCGGATAATGATGGTGGTATTCATGGCAGGCATTCATGGCGTGGTATTGGCCGCCGTCTTCGGTTACGATATCGATATCGGCATGACCATCATGATAATGGCAGGCCTGCTCCTGGCGGTACTGGGCAACTATTTCGGCAAAATGAAGCCCACCTGGTTCGTCGGCATCCGTACGCCGTGGACACTGACCTCCGACCGCTCCTGGGACAGGACCCACCGGCTGGGGGGACGGCTGTTCGTCATCCTGGGCCTGCTCCTGGCCGGGGCCGGTGTCATCGGCCAGGAATGGGCGTTTTATACCGTCTTCGGACTATTGTTTGTCATGATTATCTTCCTGGTAGTTTATTCGTATCTGATTTGGGAGGCCGACCCCGACCGACGCAACGGCCTGGGCGGCTGA
- a CDS encoding putative phage-related protein (KEGG: sfu:Sfum_3775 putative phage-related protein), with amino-acid sequence MKMKPTITVADNGNLQIHIPMLIRRMRGRKTVIAPQALDGEITGAQEPVQSAVLQALGRAFSWADILESGQIKSISELARTLDVDGSYVARILKLTTLAPDIVEALINGEEPNGLSLAKLTQTFPEDWAEQRRQFGFATD; translated from the coding sequence ATGAAAATGAAGCCGACCATTACCGTTGCCGACAACGGCAACCTGCAGATCCATATCCCGATGCTGATCCGGCGCATGCGCGGCCGCAAGACGGTCATCGCTCCCCAGGCCCTGGATGGAGAAATCACCGGAGCGCAGGAACCGGTGCAGTCCGCCGTCCTTCAGGCGCTGGGAAGGGCCTTTTCATGGGCCGACATCCTCGAATCCGGCCAGATCAAGTCCATCAGCGAGCTTGCCCGTACCCTCGACGTCGATGGCTCGTATGTGGCCCGCATCCTCAAGCTAACGACTCTGGCCCCCGACATCGTCGAAGCCCTGATCAACGGCGAGGAACCAAACGGGCTATCGCTGGCCAAGCTGACCCAGACCTTTCCCGAGGACTGGGCCGAGCAGCGCCGCCAGTTCGGCTTCGCCACCGACTGA
- a CDS encoding putative bacteriophage-related protein (KEGG: dde:Dde_1934 putative bacteriophage-related protein): MNELQNAATGGKNQDRTRNSVLRQMALLQSMSLEQLREKWLDLYGEEPPQYKKQFLIKRLAYRIQELFYGGLSEQAKVHLQQAAKEDPVATVNRRIPEERKSNEAILPGTRLVRVWNDRRYEVIVLADGYEFEGRTFRSLSAVAREITGTRWNGKVFFGLKKVYGRKAEGGSDA, from the coding sequence ATGAATGAGTTACAGAACGCCGCCACCGGCGGCAAGAACCAGGACCGAACCCGAAACTCGGTTCTTCGGCAGATGGCCCTGCTGCAATCCATGTCCCTGGAGCAGCTCCGGGAAAAATGGCTCGACCTCTACGGTGAAGAGCCGCCCCAGTACAAGAAGCAATTCCTCATCAAGAGGCTGGCCTATCGCATCCAGGAGCTTTTCTACGGCGGGCTGTCCGAGCAGGCCAAGGTCCATCTCCAGCAGGCAGCCAAGGAGGACCCGGTCGCCACTGTCAATCGACGCATCCCAGAGGAGCGGAAATCGAACGAGGCGATCCTGCCTGGAACCAGACTGGTGCGGGTCTGGAACGACCGGCGCTATGAGGTGATCGTCCTTGCCGATGGCTACGAGTTCGAAGGTCGCACCTTCCGGTCGCTCAGCGCGGTGGCCAGGGAGATCACCGGGACGCGCTGGAACGGCAAGGTCTTTTTCGGACTGAAGAAGGTTTACGGCAGAAAAGCCGAGGGAGGGTCGGATGCTTGA
- a CDS encoding conserved hypothetical protein (KEGG: dde:Dde_1929 hypothetical protein): protein MNQTSKAHLSPPKRRLIELMQDINFGRITNIPVRDGEPELTPDTVIEREIKLGGQSGPRPERDQDDFILKQEVVALLEHLAQMGSGKVCLLEIKHGLPFLMRIEERAA, encoded by the coding sequence ATGAACCAGACAAGTAAAGCACATCTCTCCCCACCGAAGCGGCGACTCATCGAGCTGATGCAGGACATCAACTTCGGCCGCATCACCAACATTCCGGTCCGCGACGGCGAGCCGGAACTCACCCCTGACACAGTCATCGAGCGCGAGATCAAGCTGGGCGGACAGAGCGGTCCCCGGCCCGAGCGCGACCAGGATGACTTCATCCTTAAGCAAGAGGTTGTGGCGCTGCTGGAGCACCTCGCGCAGATGGGCAGCGGAAAAGTCTGCCTGCTCGAGATCAAGCACGGTCTCCCGTTCCTGATGCGCATCGAGGAACGGGCAGCCTGA
- a CDS encoding conserved hypothetical protein (KEGG: dde:Dde_1931 hypothetical protein), with the protein MATFNLRRFSKPEMLRRIDRKHLIAFLEPHAAYFSARGVELPPVQQEDGLDYNALSHILLTPDGSTPDDLAEALFYVNEVSTPEGFDSIQDEIAGTDIDVEIGENAAPADLAIQVWMADREIIEKVHAEQFFMNVRSFEYFKTKKNPLPDFVLPSEETLAALEADLDEWFSKKRRGKYSKVFVYPKEGHTWFLVRHGKPYAREAVIEAGESTSQYFRPEKFDVLAYNPVIGEIRMNAETKGEKELYRKKFGLHLFGNEEFFSERSRFDLEPLRQIGEEALLCDDVEGIEYVRLKEVQFFWGGAHKDLEIRRSEDMFASLRDRDKTLPAGGKIVKASFQIKFDGSKTPRSVTLSSGNRAQFKRDGDAEVIERWLGLRGFIVGAGGASDE; encoded by the coding sequence ATGGCAACTTTCAACCTACGCCGCTTTTCGAAGCCGGAAATGCTCCGGCGAATCGACAGGAAGCATCTCATTGCCTTTCTGGAGCCTCATGCCGCCTATTTTTCAGCTCGCGGCGTAGAGTTGCCACCAGTCCAGCAGGAAGATGGCTTGGACTACAACGCGCTCAGTCACATTTTGCTGACCCCGGACGGCTCAACTCCAGACGACCTTGCAGAGGCCTTGTTCTATGTAAATGAAGTTTCGACTCCTGAAGGATTCGACTCCATTCAGGATGAGATCGCTGGAACGGACATCGACGTGGAAATTGGGGAGAACGCCGCACCGGCAGACTTGGCTATACAGGTCTGGATGGCTGATCGGGAAATCATCGAGAAGGTACACGCCGAACAGTTCTTCATGAACGTCAGGTCCTTCGAGTATTTCAAGACCAAGAAAAACCCGCTGCCAGATTTCGTGCTGCCATCGGAGGAAACCCTCGCGGCCCTTGAAGCCGATCTTGACGAATGGTTTTCTAAGAAGCGTCGGGGCAAGTATTCCAAGGTGTTCGTTTATCCGAAAGAAGGCCACACATGGTTCCTCGTGCGCCACGGCAAGCCCTATGCTCGTGAGGCGGTCATTGAGGCCGGTGAGTCCACCAGTCAGTACTTCCGCCCTGAAAAATTCGACGTGCTTGCCTACAACCCCGTCATTGGGGAGATCCGCATGAACGCCGAAACCAAGGGCGAGAAGGAGCTCTACCGGAAGAAATTCGGGCTGCATCTGTTCGGCAACGAAGAGTTCTTTAGCGAGCGTAGCCGATTCGACCTCGAGCCACTACGGCAGATCGGGGAAGAAGCGCTTCTTTGTGACGACGTGGAAGGCATTGAATACGTCAGACTGAAAGAGGTTCAGTTTTTTTGGGGTGGCGCACACAAGGATTTAGAAATCCGGCGATCCGAGGACATGTTCGCTTCTCTCCGAGATCGAGATAAGACCCTTCCCGCTGGAGGCAAGATCGTCAAGGCGAGCTTCCAGATCAAATTCGACGGTTCCAAGACGCCCAGGTCGGTCACCTTGAGTTCAGGTAACCGAGCGCAATTCAAGCGGGATGGTGATGCCGAGGTTATCGAGCGCTGGCTCGGACTCAGGGGCTTTATTGTCGGAGCCGGAGGGGCCTCGGATGAGTGA